The DNA window CCGAGCTGCCCGGCCGGACGACCAGGGTCTTCGAATCCTCACCCGCGCGGAAGGCGATCGGTTTGGCGGTCGAATTGACCAGCAGCCAGTCGTTGAAGCGGGCGCCGACGAAGTCGTCCTTCAGCGCGACGATGCGGGTGTTGTCGCCCGCCTTCCAACCGAGCAGCAGCACGCCGTTGGCGCCGGCCGGAACCTCGACCTGCTGCGCCGCCTTGAAGGTTTCGGCGCCTTCGTCATCGACCTCCCGGGTAAGCATCGCGATCGAGCCGGCGGCCGGGACCTTGAGCACTTCGGACGGCTGGCGCGCCGGCCAGTCGAGCTTGTGGGCGATCTCGTTCTTCTTCGCCGCCTTGACGAAGATCTCCGGCATCTCGCCCTTCTTCAGCGCCAGCGTGCGGAGATTCAGGTCCTGCCCGAGGGCGCACGTTCCGAGCGATAGCGTCAGCACGAGGGCGAGCGGGATCCTGCGGGGCGTCATCTGGGGGAGTTTTAAACCACGGGAGCCCGGTGCCACGTCAAATTTCATTCGCGCTCAGCCAGCGGAACGACGAGATCCGGAACGACCGGCCGAACTTGCTGGTCGGGCGGACGAGCTGGGCGAGCGCGTTGCCGGTCGCGCCCTCGTCGGGGACGGGATCGGGGAAGCGCTGCACCGTGGCCTCGCACCACGCGCGGGCCCGGATCTTGCCGTCAGAACTACGGGACTCCCCGTAGGAGCGGATGGTGAAGGTGTCCGAGCGGACGGACATGTAGGGAGAGAGGACCTGCAGGATGTCTCCCTGGAGCAGTTGTCCGGGGAAGCCGGCGCCCTGGGTGCTGTATGCGGGGACCTGCGGGTGTCCGGCGTCCGACTCGAAATCGTCGTCGATGCCGGCGTTCACGGTCTTGTCCAGAGCCGCCTGCAGCGCTCCGCGTTCCCCGTGTTCGCCGTACTCAAGCTTGCGGTTCACGAACTCGCCGAGCGAACGGAACGGTCCGCGCTCGCGGATCTCGGCGACGATGGCTTCGGCGAGTTCGCGAACCTCTTCCTGTTCGAGGTCGCGGAAGCCGGTCCAGTAGTTCTCGTCGGGATTGTCCTTTTCCATCGGGCCGCCGAGAACCGACTGCACCCGCGGGAAGCGGACGCCTTCGACGTCGGTCTCGAACCGGCGAACCGATCCGTTGGCCTCGAGCTTCTGGTAGGGGAGCTTGTGGGTACCCGAAAGGAAGGCCTCCCAAGCATCGACCGAGGTCGAGTTCACATTGAACAGCCCGTCGACCAGCAGGTGGCCGGCGTTGTGGTAGAAGGCGCCGGTTTCGCCGCGACCACGGGACGACATCTGGAGGGTCGACCTGTTGAAGCTCGAGCCCGGCGGTTCGTAGGGAATGAAGCGCGGATTCGCGAGCGTCTCCTCGCCATTCAGCAGCGCGGCGAAGTGGGCGTCGGTCGGCTGGGGATCCGGCCCCGGGCCACGGTTGTCGGCGACCTGGGGAATGGTGGTGAAGATGTAGCTGTCCCAGAGCACCTCGTTCACGATGTAGGACGCGTCGTAGAGGTTGAAGTTCCCGCCGATGGCGAAGGTGTCGAGTCCACGGTCGCGCGTGCTGAAGCTGTCGCGCACCGAGGCCCGCCAGTCTTCGAGCGGGATCCGGAGGTTGGCGTAGGAGTTGCCGACGATGTAGGTCGGCTCGTAGCTGAATCGCCCGACACTCGCGTGCTGGAGTTGTCCGAGGGACACGAGGTCGTTGCGCGGAATGTCGAACAGGATCACGCGGTCGTAGCCATCCACCGGATCGCGGCCTGCGCCCCAGTAAGTGTAGCCCTTCGGATTGTCGCGGGTGTCCATCGGCATGAACGGGTCGTCCATCTCACCGAGGTTCTCCGGCGAGTAGGAGGCGAGCAGGTCGACCCCGAGCGGGGAGTCCCACTTCGTGTTGCAGAGCATCGCGCGGATGTTGGAATCGATCAGCGGCCGCAACGCGCCGCTGCCCTCGCGGGTGGTCCGCAGGTTGAAGCCGAGTGATGCCATCGTGTTCTCGTTGAAGCCACGGCCTGAGGTGAACTTCATCGACTTGCCCGGCTTCCGGTCGACCGCGTCCCATGCGAACGGAGCCCAGAACACCTGCGAGACCTCGTGCGATCCGCCGAGGTGGTCGGCACCGTGGGTCATGGACGGCGCGGCGAGGTAGAACTCCACCTCGAGTTGCTTGCCCGCTGTTGTACCGCTGACCAGATCGTAGTCCTGATAGACACTTTCGAGAGTCAGGTTCCGTACCTTGTCCTCGAACAAGCCGCGGTCGTTCTCGGCACCGATCCGGCCGTCGTTCTTGAAGGCGCAGACATGGCTTCGTCCGGCACCGAGCATCACCTCATGCGGAACGTGTGACTGACGCTTTCCTCCGAGCCCGGAGACGTTGTCGAAGGCCATCACCTTGCCCTGCTGGTTCCGGACCGACAGGCCGGGGACGGAGAAGCGGACCTGCGGGTAGGTGATCACCCGGGGGCCGGCATTGTTGGCATCGCCGACGAGCCGGATATCGATGTTGAAGGGATTGTAGTGGGACGTCCAGAGCTGGACGTTGGTCTTGAGCTTCCGCTGGCGGCCGGCTGACGTTTCCTCCAGCCATGCGTTCATCTGCATCCGCTGGAGGATGGGAATGACCGGGCTGTGCTTGTAGTTCTCCGCGCTCTTGTTCGTCTGCATCACACTGTAGTCGCCGTAGGGCATCGCGCGGTGCAGCGAGTGGACATTGCCGTTGTCGCCGATGGTGTGAGGACCGAGACGGCCTTGGCCGAAGGGCGTGTTGTAGCCGCTGAAAAGTCCTCCTTTGTGGATCAAAATCGGATCGAGATGCTCGGGAGACGTGCGGCCGCCGCCCTTGATGTATTTCTTGATGTTGTAGAAGTCGCGGAACATCTCCCAGTGGATGTAGCCGTTGTCCTGGAGGTCCCGGGCCTGATCGTATTTCTCGGAGTCCATCACCAGGTAGTCTTCTCCGAAGCCGGTGCGCCCTTGCGGGAAGACGGCATCGAAGACCTGCCGGTTCTCGAAGGCGATGGTGAGGTCCTTCTTCAGGCCGCCTTCGCGCACGTCCGAGAGGACACCGCGGGAAAGGGTGGTGTAACCGAGTCGCTTCTCGCGGGCGATGCGCCGGTCGGCGCCGATCAGGGGCAGATCATTGATCGAGAAGAGACGCCCGTACTCCTCGAAGGGCGTTCCGCTCAGCTCCTCCATGCCTTCGAGGATTCCGAGGTCATACGTCCCCGGGAATGCGCCATTGCCCAAGGGCGGCTCGACGTCGTTGCGGACGTTCGGATTCGACGCCGCGAGCTGCGCCTTCATCCCGTTGTCGTCGATGAAGTAGGCGAAGCCGCCGGAGTCCTTGTTGACGTCGCTCTTGATCGTCACGCTGCCCGCCATGATCGGCGCGCCGCCGGTCAGCGCGTCGGTGTCGATCGTCTTGTCGCCATACATGGGCACCGGAGTATCGAATGGCGAAGGATTTGCGATCTGGCTGGCGGGGTCGCCGCCCGCATCCAGTCCGGAGACCAGCCAAACCACCGCCGGATTTCCCGGTCCGGGCGCCGAGTCTCCGTCCAGTCCGCCGCCGGGATCGCTGCCGGTGACGCCGACCCACCAGGCTTTGGGGGAGTTGCTCGCGACCTCGACACCGAGTCTCGGGTCCTGGGCGAGCGTTTCGCCACGGGCGCTCACCCTGGCGTCCGGGCCCATTGTCTTCTGCAATTGACCGAGGGCGATGATCAGCGACATCCGCGCGTTGGCCCGGGCCTCGGCCTCGGCCAGCGTCTGGCTGGATGATCGCGTGGCAACCGTCGAAAGTCCGAGGATTCCGACCAGCAGCAGACCCACGACCACCAGGAGTGAAACCGTGACGATCAACGCGAATCCTCGCTCCCGGAGCTTGGTAAAACGTGATGCATTCATTGGGCTTTGGCGTGTTTACTATTCAAAATTACATAGTAAATACGCACTGATTCTAAGCCAGCTATGGGGGAACTGAAGCCGTAAGGTCCTCCGAAATGCGGCTTTTGCCCTACAATTTGCGCAACACGAGGTGTCGGGCTTTGTTAACGTTTCGGGACAACCGCTTATTGGTTGGGGAACCGATGGGAATGAAGGGCCGCAGGAATGAGGAGGAAGCACTTCAGGACTACGTTGGCCTGATCGCGCGGCACCAGTGGGCGTTGCGAGGCTTCATTCTCCTGCTGATGCCCGGGAGTTCCGATGTGGATGATGTCCTGCAAGAGACGAACATCGTCCTCTGGCAGAAGCGGAAGCGGTTCAAGGCGGGCACGAATTTCCTGGCGTGGGCGACGACGATCGCGCGATTCCAAGTGATGCGTTACCGCGGAATCGCCTCACGCGTGGGCGCTCTGCCGTTCTCGGATGAGTTCGTCGAGGACATGGCGGAAGAGTTGGTGCCACAGGATTCCAAGCAACCGATCTTCGCCGCACTCGATCAATGCATGGGCAAACTAGGCGAGAAGCAACGGGAGTTGTTGATGGTGCGCTACACGCCGGGTAAGTCGATCAAGGAGCATGCCGAAAGGCTCGGCACATCCGCGGAAGTGCTGCGCGTGACCCTGCACCGGGTTCGCCAGGCCCTGAAGCAGTGCATCGAAAACACCCTTGAGGGTCAGTCGACATGAATCGCCAAGAGATCGAGCAAAGAATCCTGTCGCTACTCGATGGCGAGCTTTCGCGTGAGGAGGCCGCCGAACTGGAGGCGGTCTTGCGGAGCGACCGCGAAGCCTTGCGGACCTACGTCAAGCTGGTGGACCTGCACAACACGCTCGAGACGCGGTTTTCCATCGCCGATAGCGCCGGCCGGGCGGGTCAACTGCGTGCGGACCGGGTGATGGCCCGTCAGCGACGGCGGAATGCCAAGCGTTCGCTGCTTGCGGCCGCTGCCGTGCTGCTTGGTC is part of the Haloferula helveola genome and encodes:
- a CDS encoding sigma-70 family RNA polymerase sigma factor, with protein sequence MKGRRNEEEALQDYVGLIARHQWALRGFILLLMPGSSDVDDVLQETNIVLWQKRKRFKAGTNFLAWATTIARFQVMRYRGIASRVGALPFSDEFVEDMAEELVPQDSKQPIFAALDQCMGKLGEKQRELLMVRYTPGKSIKEHAERLGTSAEVLRVTLHRVRQALKQCIENTLEGQST